A portion of the Chlamydia caviae GPIC genome contains these proteins:
- the lptE gene encoding LPS assembly lipoprotein LptE → MRILVFALFSCLSGLGLSSCSGYTLLNSSAALSDLGRSIRSEGIYISPIEKDSLGQLTSALIYELGKRSLPIRNGESNARYLLKVQLLNEVDENTGFTYAPNKIDDKTPRHFIVSSEGRLSISAKVQLIDKHSGKVIVDDCLSRRSVSFDFEPDLGTANAHQFALGQFEMHNEAIKSAWRVLYAHLAETIVQQVYYDLF, encoded by the coding sequence ATGCGTATATTAGTTTTTGCCCTGTTTTCTTGTTTATCCGGTTTAGGACTATCTTCTTGCAGTGGATATACTCTCCTAAATTCTTCAGCGGCCTTATCGGATTTAGGACGCTCTATACGTTCTGAGGGCATCTACATTTCTCCTATTGAAAAAGATTCTTTAGGACAATTGACATCAGCTCTCATTTATGAATTAGGGAAACGTTCTCTTCCTATACGCAACGGAGAAAGTAACGCTCGCTATCTTCTCAAGGTACAGCTCCTGAATGAAGTTGACGAGAATACGGGTTTTACGTATGCCCCAAATAAAATTGATGATAAGACCCCAAGACATTTTATTGTCTCTAGTGAGGGGCGTTTATCTATATCTGCGAAAGTACAACTTATTGACAAGCATTCGGGGAAAGTCATTGTCGATGACTGTTTATCAAGAAGATCGGTCTCCTTTGATTTTGAACCTGATTTAGGCACGGCGAATGCTCATCAATTTGCCTTAGGCCAATTTGAAATGCACAATGAAGCTATTAAGAGCGCTTGGCGTGTGTTATACGCTCATTTAGCTGAGACTATTGTTCAACAGGTATATTATGACCTCTTCTGA
- a CDS encoding tetratricopeptide repeat protein — translation MKSVLQFVVLLLLLCSGCYARPISFEPFSGKLSPQKFVPKYSPEQYLSEGKNYLEQQSYRKALLCFGMITHHFPKDPLYTEAVYLTGVCYFKNGQPDLAEKAFAAYMQLPDADYSEELFLMKYSIAQSFAQGKRKRLFLLEGFPKLVNADADALRIYDEILTAFPDKDLGAQALYLKGDLLVITKDFSEAIKIFKKLTLQFSAHALSPKAFVRLSEIYLMQAQKEPHNVQYLNLAKINEEAIKKQHPNHPLTEVVSANVRSMHERYASGLYATGRFYEKKKKHHAASIYYTAAIDNYPESSLVAKCHKRLNRIAKHSS, via the coding sequence ATGAAATCTGTTTTACAGTTCGTTGTTTTATTACTACTTTTGTGTTCTGGATGCTACGCCAGGCCAATTTCTTTTGAGCCTTTTTCTGGTAAATTATCTCCTCAAAAGTTTGTACCTAAATACTCTCCGGAGCAATATCTTTCAGAAGGAAAGAACTATTTAGAACAACAAAGTTACCGTAAAGCATTGCTTTGTTTTGGTATGATTACTCATCATTTTCCAAAAGATCCTTTGTACACTGAAGCTGTATACTTAACTGGAGTATGTTACTTTAAAAATGGTCAACCAGATTTAGCTGAAAAAGCTTTTGCTGCTTACATGCAACTTCCTGATGCTGACTATTCTGAAGAGTTATTTCTAATGAAGTATTCTATAGCGCAGAGCTTTGCTCAAGGAAAACGCAAGCGCTTATTCCTTTTGGAAGGATTCCCTAAACTCGTTAATGCTGATGCTGATGCCTTACGTATTTACGATGAGATCCTCACAGCTTTCCCAGATAAAGATTTAGGAGCTCAAGCTTTGTATCTAAAAGGTGACTTGCTTGTTATTACAAAAGATTTTTCCGAAGCTATTAAGATTTTCAAAAAGCTCACGTTACAATTTTCTGCGCATGCATTATCTCCAAAAGCCTTTGTGCGTCTTTCAGAAATTTATCTTATGCAAGCACAAAAAGAGCCTCATAATGTGCAGTATTTAAATTTAGCAAAGATCAATGAAGAAGCTATTAAAAAACAACATCCTAACCATCCTTTAACAGAGGTTGTCTCTGCTAATGTTCGCTCTATGCATGAGCGTTATGCTTCAGGGTTATACGCTACTGGACGTTTTTATGAGAAAAAGAAGAAGCATCATGCAGCGAGCATCTATTATACTGCAGCGATTGACAATTACCCTGAATCATCTTTAGTAGCTAAGTGTCATAAACGACTAAATAGAATAGCAAAACATTCTTCTTAG
- a CDS encoding membrane protein, whose protein sequence is MKKLVLYFVTFVGSLFCGVFLWDNVPCAHKAMQVTASYSVNVFEKSCRFVRKVSGFERLRVFERKFSPEQVLAFFPEHIEGNASIELTFVPHTLMHVRFSKEDAAKKTMVSQEGDILWNLANGEMVLNTGAWSYSKGFRECLMLKAGKQDVSVMQTLANLGGAATKDSLAQALSMKNIRADKVIRACQKKKLIFSTGSQIGSHFQQLQPIKGCTTIIHSSPVWLRRPRGSSMVSPQFSEDRVSNLAGMIFGNNFLILNKAVVYVPVYQVSLMAADNSVRIEYINAVTGKPFLDI, encoded by the coding sequence ATGAAAAAGTTAGTTTTGTACTTTGTTACTTTTGTTGGTTCTCTTTTTTGCGGAGTTTTTTTATGGGATAATGTGCCGTGTGCACATAAAGCCATGCAAGTTACCGCAAGCTATAGCGTGAATGTTTTTGAAAAGAGTTGCCGATTTGTGCGCAAAGTTTCTGGATTTGAGAGGCTGCGAGTTTTTGAGAGGAAATTCTCTCCGGAGCAAGTATTGGCTTTCTTCCCAGAGCATATAGAGGGAAATGCTTCTATAGAGCTAACTTTTGTTCCTCATACACTGATGCATGTGCGTTTTTCTAAAGAAGATGCTGCTAAGAAAACGATGGTAAGTCAAGAAGGAGACATCCTTTGGAACTTAGCAAACGGTGAGATGGTTCTGAATACAGGAGCATGGTCCTATTCTAAAGGATTTAGAGAGTGCTTGATGTTGAAAGCAGGAAAGCAAGATGTCAGTGTTATGCAAACTCTAGCAAATCTTGGAGGAGCTGCTACTAAAGACTCCTTAGCGCAAGCTCTATCTATGAAAAATATCAGAGCTGATAAGGTAATTCGTGCTTGTCAGAAAAAGAAATTGATTTTCTCTACGGGCAGTCAAATAGGAAGTCATTTCCAACAGCTGCAGCCGATTAAAGGTTGTACAACAATCATCCACTCTTCTCCTGTATGGTTGCGAAGACCTCGAGGCTCCTCTATGGTATCGCCACAATTTTCTGAAGATCGCGTAAGCAATCTTGCAGGAATGATTTTTGGAAATAACTTCCTTATTTTAAACAAAGCTGTTGTTTATGTTCCTGTATATCAGGTGTCTTTAATGGCTGCGGATAATAGTGTGCGCATAGAATACATTAACGCGGTAACAGGAAAGCCGTTTTTAGATATTTAA
- the dnaE gene encoding DNA polymerase III subunit alpha yields MTWIPLHCHSQYSILDATSSIKSFVAKAKEYQIPSLALTDHGNLYGAIEFYKECRQNDIKPIIGCEIYVAPTSRFDKKKERKSRVANHLILLCKNEQGYRNLCLLSSLAFTEGFYYFPRIDRELLSQHSEGLVCLSACLSGSVAQAALESEEALEKDLLWYQNLFGDDFYSEIQLHKMSEEKIASLGEEWLKHEYHQFIEAQIKVNQAVLATSRRLGIRSVATNDIHYIHPNDWLAHEILLNVQIGETIRIAKQNTYIPNPKRKAFRSREYYFKSPEEMALLFADHPETISNTLEVADKCNLSLNLSSKHYPIYVPEFLKEKQTYTEEERYAASSTFLRELCEQGLFTKYTAEQLAHISKKFPDRDPLELVKERLEMEMSIIIPKGMCDYLLIVWDIIRWAKDNGIPVGPGRGSGAGSVMLFLLGITEIEPIRFDLFFERFINPERLSYPDIDIDICMAGRERVINYAIERHGKDNVAQIITFGTMKAKMAVKDVGRTLDVPLSKVNHIAKHIPEMNTTLAKALETDPHLNELYTNDSEAAQVLDMAMHLEGSIRNTGVHAAGVIICGDHLTNHIPICISKDSTMITTQFSMKPVESVGMLKVDFLGLKTLTSIHIAIQAIQKKTGKLLEMASLPLDDKTTFALLHQGKTMGIFQMESKGMQELAKNLCPDSFEEIIAIGALYRPGPMDMIPSFISRKHGKEIIEYDHPLMESILKETYGIMVYQEQVMQIAGSLASYSLGEGDVLRRAMGKKDIQQMLQERTKFCERACKNGIDADLATTIFDKMEKFASYGFNKSHAAAYGLITYTTAYLKANYPKEWLAALLTCDSDDIEKVGKLIHEAHSMDICILPPDINESGTNFVATDKGIRFAMGAIRGIGKGLVESIVEEREKHGPYQSIQDFIQRSDLKKVTKKHTENLIDAGCFDVFESDRDVAQATLETLYDTISKEKKEAATGVMTFFSLNTMHQEHRVALPPATNVVRRSKKEILKKEKELLGIYLTEHPMDAVKDILPQLSVVNSGEFENLPHGSVIRTIFIIDKVTTRISSKGQRKFALLRVNDGVDSYELPIWPEMYTEQQDLLEEDRLIYAILSIDKRSESLRLSCRWMRDLSLINQELIQECDDMFDKIKGQMQKMSYLNLETNKDTNQRKTSTMSKATDNRSQASIVKLSLDLGQLRHSHLCVLKQIIRKYPGPRTLSLVFTKDNERIASISPDTDYFVSNDTSDLQKDLENSQLPVRFIAV; encoded by the coding sequence AAGGAATATCAAATTCCTTCGTTAGCATTAACAGATCACGGGAACTTATACGGTGCGATTGAGTTTTATAAAGAGTGTCGACAAAATGACATTAAGCCGATCATTGGTTGTGAAATTTATGTAGCTCCCACCTCACGTTTTGATAAGAAGAAAGAGAGAAAAAGCCGCGTAGCAAATCATCTTATTCTTTTATGTAAAAATGAACAAGGATACCGCAATCTCTGCTTATTATCCTCATTAGCATTCACTGAAGGGTTTTATTATTTCCCTAGAATAGATAGAGAACTTCTCAGCCAACATTCTGAGGGCTTGGTTTGTCTATCAGCCTGTCTTTCTGGCTCTGTAGCTCAGGCAGCTTTAGAATCCGAGGAAGCCCTGGAAAAAGACCTTCTCTGGTATCAAAATCTATTTGGTGATGATTTTTATAGTGAAATCCAGCTCCACAAAATGTCAGAGGAGAAAATAGCTTCTCTGGGAGAAGAATGGTTAAAGCACGAGTATCATCAATTTATTGAAGCTCAGATAAAAGTTAATCAGGCTGTATTAGCAACTAGTCGACGTTTAGGAATTCGTTCGGTAGCTACTAATGATATCCATTATATCCATCCTAATGATTGGTTAGCGCATGAGATTCTTCTTAATGTGCAAATAGGCGAAACAATAAGAATCGCAAAACAAAATACGTATATCCCTAATCCTAAAAGAAAAGCTTTCCGCAGTAGGGAATACTATTTTAAGTCTCCTGAAGAAATGGCGCTTCTATTCGCCGATCATCCAGAAACAATCTCCAATACTTTAGAAGTTGCTGATAAATGTAACCTTAGCCTGAATCTTTCGTCTAAGCATTATCCTATTTATGTTCCTGAGTTTCTTAAAGAAAAGCAGACATATACCGAAGAAGAGCGCTATGCAGCGTCTTCTACCTTTCTTCGTGAGCTTTGCGAACAGGGCTTGTTTACGAAATATACTGCAGAACAACTTGCGCATATCTCTAAAAAATTTCCCGATCGCGATCCTCTAGAATTAGTTAAAGAACGGTTAGAGATGGAAATGTCGATTATCATTCCTAAAGGGATGTGTGACTACCTTCTTATCGTTTGGGATATTATCCGTTGGGCAAAAGATAACGGAATCCCTGTAGGTCCTGGCCGTGGTTCTGGAGCTGGATCTGTCATGTTATTCTTATTGGGAATTACAGAAATAGAACCTATCCGCTTCGATTTGTTCTTTGAAAGATTCATCAATCCCGAGCGTTTATCCTATCCCGATATCGATATCGATATTTGTATGGCGGGGCGTGAACGTGTTATCAACTATGCAATAGAGCGGCATGGAAAAGATAACGTGGCTCAGATTATTACTTTCGGAACGATGAAAGCCAAAATGGCTGTAAAAGATGTGGGAAGAACTTTGGATGTCCCTCTTTCTAAAGTTAACCATATCGCCAAGCATATTCCAGAGATGAATACCACATTGGCAAAAGCTTTAGAAACAGATCCTCATCTAAATGAGTTATATACCAATGACTCTGAGGCGGCTCAAGTTCTTGATATGGCGATGCATCTAGAAGGCTCGATCCGCAATACAGGAGTCCACGCTGCTGGCGTTATTATTTGTGGAGATCATTTAACCAATCATATCCCTATCTGTATTTCTAAAGATTCTACAATGATTACCACACAATTTTCCATGAAGCCTGTGGAAAGTGTGGGAATGCTTAAGGTTGATTTCTTAGGATTAAAAACTTTAACGAGTATCCATATTGCTATTCAGGCAATCCAAAAGAAGACTGGGAAGCTATTAGAGATGGCATCTCTTCCCTTAGATGATAAAACGACCTTTGCTCTTTTGCATCAAGGAAAGACCATGGGGATATTCCAAATGGAATCTAAAGGGATGCAAGAGTTAGCAAAAAATCTCTGTCCTGATTCCTTTGAAGAAATCATTGCTATAGGCGCTTTATATCGTCCTGGTCCTATGGATATGATCCCCTCCTTCATTAGCCGAAAGCATGGTAAAGAGATCATAGAATACGATCATCCTCTCATGGAATCGATTCTCAAAGAAACCTATGGCATTATGGTGTATCAAGAGCAAGTGATGCAAATTGCTGGCTCTCTAGCAAGCTATTCCCTTGGGGAAGGTGATGTCTTACGTCGTGCCATGGGGAAAAAAGATATCCAGCAAATGCTTCAAGAGCGTACAAAGTTTTGTGAACGCGCCTGCAAAAATGGTATCGATGCAGATTTGGCAACAACCATTTTTGATAAAATGGAGAAGTTTGCTTCCTATGGCTTTAATAAGTCCCACGCGGCTGCTTATGGATTAATTACTTATACAACTGCTTACCTTAAAGCAAACTATCCTAAAGAATGGCTAGCAGCCCTTCTTACCTGTGACTCTGATGATATTGAGAAGGTCGGGAAACTCATTCACGAAGCCCATAGCATGGATATCTGTATCCTCCCTCCTGATATTAATGAGTCAGGAACAAATTTTGTCGCTACAGATAAAGGGATTCGTTTTGCTATGGGAGCTATCCGCGGTATAGGAAAAGGTCTTGTAGAAAGTATTGTCGAAGAAAGAGAAAAACACGGTCCCTATCAAAGCATTCAAGACTTCATCCAACGTTCTGATTTAAAAAAGGTTACTAAGAAGCATACGGAAAACCTAATTGACGCAGGATGTTTTGATGTTTTTGAATCTGACAGAGATGTTGCTCAAGCGACTTTAGAAACTCTCTATGATACGATATCTAAAGAAAAGAAAGAGGCTGCAACTGGAGTCATGACATTCTTTTCTTTGAATACTATGCATCAAGAACATCGTGTAGCGTTGCCTCCAGCGACCAATGTTGTTCGTAGATCAAAAAAAGAAATACTCAAGAAAGAGAAAGAATTATTAGGCATTTATCTTACTGAGCATCCGATGGATGCCGTTAAAGATATTTTACCTCAACTTTCTGTTGTCAACTCAGGAGAGTTTGAAAATCTCCCTCACGGCTCGGTAATTCGAACCATATTTATTATTGATAAAGTCACCACGCGGATCTCTTCAAAAGGGCAAAGGAAATTTGCTTTGTTACGTGTTAATGACGGTGTGGATTCTTATGAATTACCGATATGGCCAGAAATGTATACTGAGCAACAAGACCTTTTAGAAGAAGATCGTTTAATTTATGCTATTTTATCTATCGATAAACGTAGCGAATCTTTACGCTTATCCTGCCGCTGGATGAGAGACTTATCTCTTATTAACCAAGAGCTCATTCAAGAATGCGATGATATGTTTGATAAGATCAAAGGTCAGATGCAGAAAATGTCGTATTTAAACTTAGAAACTAATAAAGATACGAATCAGAGGAAAACATCTACTATGTCAAAAGCTACTGATAATCGATCTCAAGCTTCTATAGTTAAGCTATCTCTTGATCTTGGGCAATTACGCCATAGTCATTTGTGTGTATTAAAACAAATCATACGCAAATATCCTGGACCGCGTACCCTCTCTCTAGTTTTCACAAAGGACAATGAGCGTATAGCTTCTATTTCTCCTGATACCGACTATTTCGTCTCCAACGATACTAGCGACCTTCAAAAAGACTTAGAAAATTCTCAACTTCCCGTTCGATTTATCGCTGTTTAA